One genomic segment of Amycolatopsis sp. WQ 127309 includes these proteins:
- a CDS encoding acyl-CoA dehydrogenase, which yields MDVPNVPAKVDPDALTAVLDGRWAELRRGVRAEMSGSEFRDPIDLDVEAHRAQVLDQLHALAATDRPGLGFDPAYGGGGDVGGSVTSFEMLGFGDLSLMVKAGVQWGLFGGAVQLLGTERHHAKYLRDTMTLDLLGCFAMTEHGHGSDVQHLRTTATFVDGGFVVHTPDIMAKKEYIGNAARDGRMAVVFAQLVTGGESRGVHAFLVPIRDEDGNPAPGVSIEDCGPKAGLNGVDNGRLSFDNVRIPREALLNRFGDVDDNGAYSSPIESDSRRFFTMLGALIRGRVSVGGSAGSATKRALALAVRYGEVRHQFTKPDGDEVVILDYLAHQLKLLPALAKTYALHFAQEELVSKLHDIDSSAPEEQQRELESRAAGLKALNTWHATATIQTAREACGGSGYLSENLLAGLKADTDVFTTFEGDNTVLLQLVAKGLLTSFKQDFEDLSPLATARFFAEQVVSTVLERTSARKAFERLTEASDSDVFFRRDWQLGLFEDREEHVVEGVVKRLRKAGDDPFGVFNAAQDHVLRAGRVHVERLILTAFAAAVERCEDPEARSVLERVCDLYALSAIEEDLAWFLGHGRLSASRGKAVTAAVNSLCAELRPHARTLVDAFAIPEQFLRAPMLTS from the coding sequence GTGGACGTGCCCAATGTGCCCGCGAAGGTGGATCCGGACGCGCTGACCGCCGTCCTCGACGGCCGCTGGGCCGAGTTGCGCCGCGGCGTGCGCGCCGAGATGAGCGGCTCGGAGTTCCGTGACCCGATCGACCTCGACGTCGAGGCCCACCGCGCCCAGGTGCTCGACCAGCTGCACGCGCTCGCCGCGACCGACCGGCCCGGGCTGGGTTTCGACCCGGCCTACGGCGGGGGCGGCGACGTCGGCGGCTCGGTGACGTCGTTCGAGATGCTCGGTTTCGGCGACCTGTCGCTGATGGTGAAGGCCGGTGTCCAATGGGGACTGTTCGGCGGCGCCGTCCAGCTGCTGGGCACCGAGCGGCACCACGCGAAGTACCTGCGTGACACCATGACCCTCGACCTGCTCGGCTGCTTCGCGATGACCGAGCACGGCCACGGTTCCGACGTCCAGCACCTGCGGACCACAGCGACCTTTGTGGACGGTGGGTTCGTGGTGCACACACCGGACATCATGGCCAAGAAGGAGTACATCGGCAACGCGGCCCGCGACGGCCGGATGGCGGTGGTGTTCGCACAGCTGGTCACCGGCGGCGAATCCCGCGGCGTGCACGCGTTCCTGGTGCCGATCCGGGACGAGGACGGCAATCCCGCGCCCGGAGTGTCCATCGAGGACTGTGGGCCCAAGGCGGGCCTGAACGGCGTCGACAACGGACGGCTGAGCTTCGACAACGTCCGCATCCCGCGTGAGGCCCTGCTGAACCGCTTCGGGGACGTCGACGACAACGGCGCGTACTCGAGCCCGATCGAGAGCGACAGCCGCCGCTTCTTCACGATGCTGGGCGCGCTGATCCGCGGCCGGGTGAGCGTCGGCGGCAGCGCGGGCAGCGCGACGAAACGCGCGCTGGCGCTGGCCGTCCGCTACGGCGAGGTCCGCCACCAGTTCACGAAACCGGACGGCGACGAGGTCGTCATCCTCGACTACCTGGCGCACCAGCTGAAACTGCTGCCCGCGCTGGCGAAGACGTACGCGCTGCACTTCGCCCAGGAGGAGCTGGTCTCGAAGCTGCACGACATCGATTCGTCGGCGCCGGAGGAGCAACAGCGCGAGCTGGAGTCCCGCGCCGCGGGGCTGAAGGCCTTGAACACCTGGCACGCGACGGCGACGATCCAGACCGCGCGCGAGGCGTGCGGCGGCTCGGGTTACCTCTCGGAGAACCTGCTGGCCGGGCTGAAGGCCGACACGGACGTCTTCACGACGTTCGAAGGTGACAACACGGTGCTGCTGCAGCTGGTCGCGAAGGGCCTGCTGACCAGCTTCAAACAGGACTTCGAGGACCTGAGCCCGCTGGCGACAGCACGCTTCTTCGCCGAGCAGGTGGTCAGCACGGTCCTGGAGCGCACGTCCGCCCGCAAGGCGTTCGAGCGGCTCACGGAGGCGTCCGATTCGGACGTGTTCTTCCGCCGCGACTGGCAGCTCGGGCTGTTCGAGGACCGCGAAGAGCACGTCGTCGAAGGCGTGGTGAAGCGCTTGCGCAAGGCGGGCGACGACCCGTTCGGCGTGTTCAACGCGGCCCAGGACCACGTGTTGCGGGCGGGCCGGGTGCACGTCGAGCGCCTGATCCTGACGGCGTTCGCCGCGGCTGTCGAGCGCTGCGAAGACCCGGAGGCCCGCTCGGTGCTGGAGCGCGTCTGCGACCTGTACGCGCTGTCGGCGATCGAGGAGGACCTGGCCTGGTTCCTGGGCCACGGCCGCCTGTCGGCGTCCCGTGGGAAGGCCGTGACGGCGGCGGTGAACAGCCTGTGCGCGGAGCTGCGGCCGCACGCCCGGACGCTGGTGGACGCGTTCGCGATCCCGGAGCAGTTCCTGCGCGCGCCGATGCTGACGTCCTGA
- a CDS encoding AAA family ATPase, whose protein sequence is MYIREIRILRYRHLVDIKIEAPRQDKASSAIVFAGPNGGGKSTLLEVIALSNASSGGYGYNGSGLTGEDLFEVDYEVTAGEAEIVREYLEGNSASIGANEADLAGLAKTRKFTRFFSGHLGMPVEYQENSRLFDIVQAVLRQGYGRPIGFAVRADRSYGNLGFSQQSLFNPQDNASRTQGNAFQLPGQQYKDLFDYLIEEQYHYVHAMGIRYIGNRNGESLEREPQNPIDPYNRMIDQILPGYSIVSNESERTPTNLYVRIPGGLVLPFGELSSGEKEAFFILANFIRRNVNHAIIVIDEPELHLHPELARRLVTAMLELGKGNQIWLATHNSEIFEQLGRDRTFFIDRAEGDPSKSRVIRATEAGDSEQLLREFFGHSGYIGVGRSLVFLEGEQSSVDRSTFSKLLGADSSKVKLVPAGSVSSVTRVNDAVLKIIESGIGHLTFYALRDRDFLTDDEVAAYNSKRGGRLRVLTRCHIENYLLVDSVISYVLTEQCQIAKSPDEVAAGLYQVAQGISAEVLASMIKARLQALTQSEDFGSGSSFRGVDLFDDKGDLKEELKDAIFDQFKGNSDNVLTDISARLSRESVEGVIEDCWRTVSGALAAPVDSPDSWRSIFPGKKILSVYSSRLGMRQALLQNLILHRLSEQSESVPEDLRKLLSSIVSGEDFASE, encoded by the coding sequence GTGTACATCCGTGAGATTCGAATCTTGCGTTATCGTCATTTGGTCGACATCAAGATTGAGGCACCTCGGCAGGACAAGGCTTCATCGGCAATCGTATTCGCCGGGCCCAATGGTGGCGGCAAAAGTACGCTGCTAGAAGTAATCGCACTTTCTAATGCGTCTTCGGGCGGATATGGCTACAATGGTTCTGGGCTTACGGGTGAAGATCTTTTTGAAGTGGACTACGAGGTAACCGCAGGCGAAGCAGAAATCGTTCGCGAGTACCTTGAAGGAAACTCGGCATCAATCGGTGCTAACGAAGCTGACTTGGCGGGATTAGCGAAGACTCGAAAGTTTACTAGATTCTTTAGCGGTCATCTGGGGATGCCTGTTGAGTACCAGGAAAACTCTCGCTTGTTTGACATAGTGCAGGCCGTTCTGCGACAAGGGTATGGTCGTCCGATCGGATTTGCCGTACGCGCTGACCGTAGTTACGGAAATCTGGGATTCTCGCAGCAAAGTCTGTTCAATCCTCAAGATAACGCATCGCGCACTCAAGGCAATGCATTCCAGCTTCCCGGCCAGCAATATAAAGATCTTTTCGACTACCTTATTGAAGAGCAGTATCATTATGTTCACGCTATGGGTATCCGATATATCGGAAATCGAAATGGTGAATCCCTAGAACGAGAGCCGCAAAACCCAATAGATCCATACAATCGGATGATCGATCAGATCTTGCCTGGCTATAGCATAGTCTCGAATGAGTCCGAGCGAACGCCGACAAACCTTTACGTTCGCATTCCTGGAGGCCTCGTTCTTCCTTTTGGAGAACTATCTTCTGGCGAGAAGGAAGCGTTCTTTATTCTGGCAAATTTTATTAGGCGGAATGTGAATCATGCGATAATTGTCATCGACGAGCCTGAGTTGCATTTGCATCCAGAGTTGGCGAGACGCCTTGTGACTGCGATGCTTGAGCTGGGTAAGGGGAATCAGATCTGGCTCGCGACTCACAATAGTGAGATATTCGAGCAGCTTGGTCGTGATCGCACGTTCTTTATTGATCGAGCGGAGGGGGATCCTTCGAAGAGCCGGGTTATTAGAGCTACCGAAGCCGGCGACTCGGAACAATTGCTTAGAGAGTTCTTCGGGCACTCTGGATATATTGGAGTAGGTCGCTCTCTGGTATTTCTTGAAGGGGAACAGTCTAGCGTTGATCGAAGCACGTTTAGTAAGCTTCTTGGCGCAGATTCTAGTAAGGTGAAGTTGGTGCCGGCGGGCAGTGTCAGTTCGGTTACTAGAGTAAATGATGCGGTTCTGAAGATTATCGAGAGCGGAATCGGGCATCTAACCTTCTATGCGCTTCGAGATCGCGACTTTCTCACTGACGATGAGGTTGCAGCTTATAATTCAAAAAGAGGCGGACGGCTCCGCGTCTTGACAAGGTGTCATATTGAGAATTATCTACTTGTGGACTCTGTCATATCCTATGTACTGACAGAACAATGTCAGATAGCAAAAAGCCCTGATGAGGTTGCGGCAGGCCTGTACCAGGTTGCGCAAGGCATATCGGCCGAAGTGCTAGCTTCGATGATCAAAGCCCGACTGCAGGCATTGACTCAGTCCGAGGACTTCGGATCCGGATCGAGCTTCAGGGGTGTCGACTTATTTGATGATAAGGGTGACCTGAAAGAAGAGTTGAAGGATGCGATTTTCGATCAGTTTAAGGGTAACTCGGATAACGTCTTAACGGATATCTCGGCTCGACTGAGTCGTGAAAGTGTCGAAGGAGTGATCGAAGACTGCTGGCGTACTGTGTCAGGTGCCCTCGCTGCTCCGGTGGACAGTCCGGACTCCTGGCGATCAATATTTCCGGGCAAGAAAATTTTGTCAGTTTATTCGTCGAGGCTGGGTATGCGCCAAGCGCTCTTGCAGAATCTAATTCTGCATAGGTTGTCCGAGCAGTCAGAAAGTGTCCCGGAGGACCTGCGAAAACTTCTTTCCTCTATTGTTTCGGGCGAAGATTTCGCAAGCGAATAA
- a CDS encoding NUDIX hydrolase: MTRVDYYNDPNAPKANSIAVAVSAFIQDDKGRILMIRRTDNDLYSIPGGQLELGETLAEAAVREVHEETGIECEVTGVIGLYSDPKHVIAYDDGEVRQEFSICFRARPTDGFPKTSSESKEVVWADMENLHNLRIHPSISLRIKHALQDSEAYFT, translated from the coding sequence ATGACCCGAGTCGACTACTACAACGACCCGAACGCACCCAAGGCCAACAGCATCGCCGTAGCGGTATCGGCGTTCATCCAGGACGACAAAGGCCGGATCCTAATGATCCGGCGGACTGACAACGACCTGTACTCGATTCCTGGAGGCCAGCTGGAACTGGGCGAGACGTTGGCTGAGGCAGCAGTTCGGGAGGTCCACGAAGAGACCGGTATCGAGTGCGAGGTCACGGGAGTTATCGGCTTGTACTCAGACCCCAAGCACGTCATCGCCTACGACGACGGCGAAGTTCGGCAAGAGTTTTCCATTTGTTTCCGGGCCCGTCCGACCGACGGTTTTCCAAAAACTAGCAGCGAAAGCAAAGAAGTCGTTTGGGCGGATATGGAAAACCTTCACAATCTTAGGATACACCCATCCATCTCCTTGCGAATCAAGCATGCACTTCAAGATTCAGAAGCATATTTCACATGA
- a CDS encoding isoprenyl transferase: MSVRSFLSDVVYSAYGRRLIQQARGRHPRHIAIMLDGNRRWAREAGFADVADGHRAGAKKIADFLSWCHEADVEVVTMWLLSTDNLNRDPDELTPLLKIITDVTDELAAPGTQWRLRIVGALDLLPAEVAKRLSEAAARTEGRTGMEVNVAVGYGGRQEIADAVRKLLLHHADEGTSIHELAKILDVDHISEHLYTSGQPDPDLIIRTSGEQRLSGFLLWQSAHSEFWFTEAYWPAFRRVDFLRAIRDYAWRHRRFGS; the protein is encoded by the coding sequence GTGAGTGTTCGCTCCTTCTTGTCCGACGTCGTGTACAGCGCCTACGGCAGGCGCCTCATCCAGCAAGCCCGCGGCCGGCATCCCCGGCACATCGCCATCATGCTCGACGGCAACCGCCGGTGGGCGCGTGAAGCGGGCTTCGCGGACGTCGCGGACGGCCATCGGGCCGGCGCGAAGAAGATCGCGGACTTCCTGAGCTGGTGCCACGAGGCCGACGTCGAGGTTGTCACCATGTGGCTGCTCTCGACCGACAACCTCAACCGCGACCCGGACGAGCTCACGCCGCTGCTGAAGATCATCACCGACGTCACCGACGAGCTCGCCGCGCCGGGCACGCAGTGGCGGCTCCGGATCGTCGGGGCGCTCGACCTGCTACCCGCCGAAGTCGCCAAGCGACTCAGCGAAGCCGCCGCCCGCACCGAAGGGCGCACCGGCATGGAGGTCAACGTCGCGGTCGGTTACGGCGGGCGCCAGGAAATCGCGGACGCCGTGCGCAAGCTGCTGCTCCACCACGCCGACGAAGGCACCAGCATTCACGAGCTGGCGAAGATCCTCGACGTCGACCACATCTCCGAGCACCTCTACACCTCGGGGCAGCCGGATCCGGATCTCATCATCCGCACTTCCGGAGAACAACGCCTTTCCGGATTCCTGCTCTGGCAGTCCGCGCATTCGGAATTCTGGTTCACCGAAGCTTATTGGCCGGCATTCCGCCGCGTCGACTTCCTGCGGGCGATCCGCGACTACGCCTGGCGGCACCGCCGGTTCGGTTCCTGA
- a CDS encoding DUF2382 domain-containing protein, whose product MAKTMQPQELIDSAVVDPNGHKLGKVGNVYLADATHQPEWITVKTGLFGTKESFVPLSGAHTDQDGVHVQVDKDSVSDAPRIDADGHLSPEESAQLYKHYGLPVPRMSPDGQMDDRAAQGKGTGREKSGMDSAGTRQAAMGDAGRGRSEMDGRSGMDGRDKAGRDKLGRDDDRTMTRSEERLNVGTEQVETGRVRLRKYVVTEEQQITVPVSHEEVRIEREPIKDGRGGRAEIGEDEQDIILHAEKPVVNKETVAVERARLKTETVTEDQTVSGKVRKEQFEVTDDNGKHRKS is encoded by the coding sequence ATGGCCAAGACCATGCAGCCCCAGGAGCTCATCGACAGTGCCGTCGTCGACCCGAACGGCCACAAGCTCGGGAAGGTCGGCAACGTCTACCTCGCCGACGCGACGCACCAGCCGGAGTGGATCACGGTGAAGACCGGCCTCTTCGGGACCAAGGAGAGCTTCGTCCCGCTTTCCGGTGCGCACACCGACCAGGACGGCGTGCACGTCCAGGTCGACAAGGACAGCGTCTCCGACGCGCCCCGCATCGACGCCGACGGCCACCTCTCGCCGGAGGAGAGCGCGCAGCTCTACAAGCACTACGGCCTGCCGGTGCCGCGGATGTCGCCCGACGGGCAGATGGACGACCGCGCGGCCCAGGGCAAGGGCACGGGCCGCGAGAAGTCCGGAATGGACAGTGCGGGGACCCGGCAGGCCGCCATGGGCGACGCCGGCCGCGGGCGGTCCGAAATGGACGGCCGGTCGGGGATGGACGGCCGGGACAAGGCCGGCCGCGACAAGCTGGGCCGCGACGACGACCGGACCATGACGCGCTCCGAGGAGCGGCTGAACGTCGGGACCGAGCAGGTCGAGACCGGGCGCGTGCGGCTGCGCAAGTACGTCGTCACCGAAGAGCAGCAGATCACCGTGCCGGTGAGCCACGAAGAGGTGCGCATCGAGCGCGAGCCGATCAAGGACGGCCGCGGCGGGCGGGCCGAGATCGGCGAAGACGAGCAGGACATCATCCTGCACGCCGAAAAGCCGGTCGTGAACAAGGAAACCGTCGCCGTCGAGCGGGCGCGCCTCAAGACCGAGACGGTCACCGAAGACCAGACGGTGTCCGGCAAGGTCCGCAAGGAGCAGTTCGAAGTCACCGACGACAACGGCAAGCACCGCAAGTCGTAA
- a CDS encoding AMED_5909 family protein, with amino-acid sequence MIVRKGEPKTLREAHEVVMDRRPANNANPSVWLAFRLGNARLYRVIADVDRGHHHEALYWAGYEERQAGEISAELQAEGKTAN; translated from the coding sequence GTGATCGTGCGGAAGGGTGAGCCGAAGACGCTGCGGGAGGCCCACGAGGTCGTGATGGATCGCCGGCCGGCGAACAACGCGAACCCGTCGGTGTGGCTGGCGTTCCGGCTCGGCAACGCGCGGTTGTACAGGGTGATCGCGGACGTCGACCGGGGTCATCACCACGAGGCGCTGTACTGGGCCGGATACGAGGAACGGCAGGCAGGTGAGATCTCGGCCGAACTTCAAGCGGAAGGGAAGACCGCTAATTAG
- a CDS encoding hemolysin III family protein, translating to MDLRPRLRGHIHFWTFFGALAATAALITLAASTVSAIATLAVSIYGLTILGLFGVSALYHRRLWSPRAYKWMKRADHSMIFLFIAGTYTPFTLLAMPKPTGYVVLSIVWGGAVLGVALKMLWPHAPRWLGVPIYIALGYVAVFVFPELLSHAGVAALVLLCVGGLFYTLGAAFYGFKWPNHWPDTFGYHEYFHACTVLAAICHYIAIWLAMYA from the coding sequence GTGGACCTGCGCCCCCGTCTCCGGGGCCACATCCACTTCTGGACGTTCTTCGGCGCCCTCGCGGCGACGGCCGCACTGATCACCCTGGCCGCGTCCACTGTGTCCGCGATCGCCACCCTGGCGGTGTCGATCTACGGCCTCACGATCCTGGGCCTGTTCGGCGTGAGCGCGCTGTACCACCGCCGGCTGTGGAGCCCCCGCGCGTACAAGTGGATGAAGCGCGCGGATCACTCGATGATCTTCCTGTTCATCGCGGGCACGTACACCCCGTTCACCCTGCTGGCGATGCCCAAGCCCACGGGCTACGTGGTCCTGTCGATCGTCTGGGGCGGCGCTGTCCTCGGCGTGGCGCTGAAGATGCTGTGGCCGCACGCACCGCGCTGGCTGGGCGTGCCGATCTACATCGCACTGGGCTACGTCGCGGTGTTCGTCTTCCCGGAACTGCTGTCCCACGCGGGAGTCGCGGCATTGGTGCTGCTCTGCGTGGGCGGGCTGTTCTACACACTGGGAGCGGCGTTCTACGGCTTCAAGTGGCCCAATCATTGGCCGGATACGTTCGGGTACCACGAGTACTTCCACGCGTGCACCGTGCTGGCGGCGATTTGCCACTACATCGCGATCTGGCTGGCCATGTACGCCTAG
- a CDS encoding DUF5919 domain-containing protein yields MPNERLRDALLRNGLTLEQVAKAVGVDQKTVERWITKNRTPYPKHRHKIAAMARESETYLWPDSVTPERKAETAAAEVVQVFPHRNAVPVELWDRLIKEASETVEILVHAALFLVERPRFIKDLTAKAAAGARIRLMFGDPESDSVALRGKEEQLGDGTLAARIRNALASYRPLVGVDGVEMRFHNTTLYNSIFRFDDEVIINTHVYGFQGAHAPSLHLRRLSAGDLFETYSESFESAWNLAKPATF; encoded by the coding sequence ATGCCGAACGAACGCCTGCGTGACGCGCTCCTGCGCAACGGCCTGACACTGGAGCAGGTCGCCAAGGCCGTCGGAGTCGATCAGAAGACCGTCGAGCGCTGGATCACCAAGAACCGGACGCCCTACCCCAAACACCGGCACAAGATCGCCGCCATGGCGCGCGAGTCAGAGACCTACCTGTGGCCGGACTCCGTGACCCCGGAACGCAAGGCCGAGACGGCCGCCGCCGAGGTCGTGCAGGTCTTCCCGCATCGCAACGCCGTGCCCGTCGAGCTGTGGGACCGGCTGATCAAGGAAGCATCGGAGACCGTCGAGATCTTGGTACACGCGGCATTGTTCCTGGTGGAACGCCCGCGGTTCATCAAGGACCTGACAGCCAAGGCAGCAGCCGGCGCCCGAATCCGGCTCATGTTCGGAGACCCCGAGAGTGACAGCGTCGCCCTGCGCGGCAAGGAAGAGCAGCTCGGCGACGGGACGCTTGCGGCACGTATCCGTAATGCACTGGCGTCCTACCGGCCGCTGGTCGGGGTCGACGGCGTGGAGATGCGGTTCCACAACACGACGCTCTACAACTCGATCTTCCGGTTCGACGACGAGGTGATCATCAATACGCACGTGTACGGGTTCCAGGGAGCCCACGCCCCGTCCCTCCACCTGCGAAGACTGTCCGCCGGGGACCTCTTCGAGACGTACTCGGAGAGCTTCGAGTCAGCCTGGAACCTCGCCAAGCCGGCCACCTTCTAG
- a CDS encoding carboxymuconolactone decarboxylase family protein, which yields MEARINLFENEVAGKFVKRLIAASRPVEESTLPKATQELVKIRASQINGCGVCLDMHTKDAAHQGETALRLNLVAAWREATVYTEAERAALALAEEGTRLADTHHGVTDETWAEVRKHYDDEQIGALIVLVATINAWNRLNVIARNPAGDYEPGMWS from the coding sequence ATGGAAGCGCGCATCAACCTGTTCGAGAACGAGGTCGCCGGCAAGTTCGTCAAGCGCCTGATCGCGGCGTCCCGCCCGGTCGAGGAATCGACGCTCCCGAAGGCGACGCAGGAGCTGGTGAAGATCCGGGCCAGCCAGATCAACGGCTGCGGCGTCTGCCTGGACATGCACACAAAGGACGCCGCGCACCAGGGCGAGACGGCGCTGCGCCTGAACCTGGTGGCAGCATGGCGCGAGGCGACGGTCTACACCGAGGCAGAGCGCGCGGCCCTGGCCTTGGCGGAGGAAGGAACGCGCCTAGCGGACACCCACCACGGCGTCACGGACGAAACCTGGGCCGAGGTCCGCAAGCACTACGACGACGAGCAGATCGGCGCGTTGATCGTCCTGGTGGCGACGATCAACGCCTGGAACCGCTTGAACGTGATCGCCCGCAACCCAGCGGGCGACTACGAGCCCGGAATGTGGAGCTGA
- a CDS encoding DUF6745 domain-containing protein: MSTPRWEPRRIPVPGDVSRVPEVRDEWLRHALSTEPAERGTAEAVISELYALAGQSPPEFVQVSSPAAAVALIPPAQTLSLGGDLPVESRIATLVTSLRDRLDQYIGAWRNRYRQPDPPRDDASVRGFLNNGVAPALRRTIRDSVAGALRGELATSSGLHWYGQQDAYWVAHYDLHQRVDGARFAAGDVAQLDLWATLARSCGWWWPRENVCVVADRPLVVRTEQLPSDYGEARLHNGNGPALAFPDGWTVHAWHGTRVPPWVIDAPTADRITGERNVEVRRCAIEHVGWTAFIEDAGLQLLARADDPGNPGSELLLYDAWPEPWRTPARLLLAVNGSVERDGTRRRYGLRVPAGFDHPLDAAGWTYGLSGAQYAQLSRRT; this comes from the coding sequence TTGAGCACCCCGCGGTGGGAACCCCGCCGCATCCCCGTCCCGGGCGACGTTTCCCGGGTCCCCGAAGTCCGCGATGAGTGGCTGCGCCACGCGCTGAGCACCGAACCCGCCGAGCGCGGGACCGCGGAAGCCGTCATCAGCGAGCTGTACGCGCTGGCCGGGCAGTCGCCGCCCGAGTTCGTCCAGGTCAGTTCGCCCGCGGCCGCCGTCGCGCTGATCCCGCCCGCGCAAACGCTTTCGCTCGGCGGTGACCTGCCGGTCGAATCGCGGATCGCGACGCTTGTGACGTCCTTGCGCGATCGGCTCGACCAGTACATCGGGGCCTGGCGAAACCGGTACCGGCAGCCTGATCCACCACGCGACGACGCTTCGGTGCGTGGATTCCTCAACAACGGTGTCGCGCCCGCGTTGCGCCGGACGATCCGGGACTCCGTCGCCGGGGCGCTGCGCGGCGAGCTCGCGACGTCGTCCGGGCTGCACTGGTACGGCCAGCAGGACGCCTACTGGGTCGCGCACTACGACCTCCACCAGCGCGTCGACGGCGCGCGGTTCGCCGCCGGCGACGTCGCGCAGCTGGATCTGTGGGCCACGCTCGCCCGGTCCTGCGGCTGGTGGTGGCCCCGCGAAAACGTTTGCGTCGTCGCCGACCGGCCGCTCGTCGTGCGCACCGAGCAGCTGCCGTCGGACTACGGCGAAGCCCGGCTGCACAACGGGAACGGGCCGGCGCTGGCGTTCCCCGACGGCTGGACCGTGCACGCGTGGCACGGGACGCGGGTGCCGCCGTGGGTGATCGACGCGCCCACGGCGGACCGGATCACCGGTGAGCGCAACGTCGAAGTGCGCCGCTGCGCGATCGAGCACGTGGGCTGGACGGCGTTCATCGAAGACGCCGGCCTGCAGCTCCTCGCCCGCGCCGACGATCCCGGCAACCCCGGCTCGGAACTGCTGCTCTACGACGCGTGGCCGGAGCCGTGGCGGACCCCGGCGCGCTTGCTGCTGGCGGTGAACGGCTCTGTCGAGCGCGACGGCACCCGCCGTCGTTACGGACTGCGCGTCCCCGCCGGATTCGACCATCCCCTCGACGCCGCCGGCTGGACGTACGGGCTCAGCGGAGCCCAGTACGCGCAGCTGAGCCGTCGGACCTGA